A single genomic interval of Prunus dulcis chromosome 5, ALMONDv2, whole genome shotgun sequence harbors:
- the LOC117628738 gene encoding kinetochore protein SPC25 homolog, whose translation MDSQPEESVRTKMESLRMACEKEIPILQQNMDTFTASFQGDLASIRATVQETLRYQGKVGEAKAKLREAEDELFKALAVKTRKEAKRMALMDAIAARKARIEEIKRTVQDRRDTRDEYAAILSQQSTESEEEFNQDSKDEIQEAISWYNRILGFHIEGGHGVKFTFKNICSKNPNQEFSFTVRHANDTYTLLDCDPHLNEIKDLIRELNRTNGLFKFVRDMRLKFQEAAAQGLTTVLPQDSSSISGSAPAFSVSTERSESVAKIGEHQIQYGEGNSQFKKPNHGKGSKYALLSPRSASSVRRSPRFKVKK comes from the exons ATGGACAGCCAACCGGAGGAGTCCGTACGGACCAAGATGGAGTCGCTACGGATGGCCTGCGAGAAGGAGATTCCGATTCTGCAGCAGAACATGGATACCTTCACGGCCTCGTTTCAGGGCGACCTGGCTTCGATCCGCGCCACAGTGCAAGAAACCCTCCGATACCAAG GTAAAGTAGGAGAGGCTAAAGCTAAGTTGAGGGAAGCTGAGGATGAATTGTTTAAAGCCCTAGCAG TGAAGACCCGTAAAGAGGCTAAGCGGATGGCATTGATGGACGCCATTGCTGCTAGGAAAGCTAGGattgaagaaattaaaagaacaGTGCAAGATCGAAGGGATACGAGGGATGAATATGCTGCAATTCTTTCTCAGCAATCTACCG AATCTGAAGAAGAGTTTAACCAAGACAGTAAGGATGAAATTCAAGAGGCCATCTCGTGGTATAATAGGATTCTTGGTTTTCATATTGAAGGCGGACATG GGGTAAAATTCACATTCAAGAacatttgttcaaaaaatccaaatcaGGAGTTCTCTTTCACTGTCCGCCATGCAAATGATACTTACACAT TGTTAGATTGTGATCCGCACTTGAATGAGATCAAAGACTTGATTCGTGAATTGAACAGAACCAATGGATTATTTAAATTTGTCAGAGATATGAGACTGAAGTTTCAAGAAGCTGCAGCTCAAG GATTAACCACTGTTCTTCCTCAAGACTCTTCCTCGATTTCTGGGTCTGCTCCAGCTTTTTCAGTGTCAACTGAGAGAAGTGAATCTGTGGCCAAGATTGGTGAGCACCAAATTCAATATGGAGAAGGTAATAGTCAATTCAAGAAACCTAACCATGGAAAGGGGAGTAAATATGCACTACTATCTCCAAGGTCTGCATCGTCTGTGCGTCGGTCTCCTCGTTTTAAG GTCAAGAAATGA
- the LOC117628737 gene encoding short-chain dehydrogenase TIC 32 B, chloroplastic, giving the protein MKETLRYLAGIAGPSGYGSKSTAEQVSQDCCSSVPSHLTAIITGATSGIGAETARVLAKRGVRIVIPARDLGKAAEVKDEIQRESPKAEVIILEIDLSSLASVNRFCSEFLALRLPLNILINNGGVFSHALEYSEDKIEMTFATNYLGHHFLTETLLDKMVETAAQTGIRGRIINVSSVIHSWVKRDGFCFNQLLNPKNYNGTRAYAQSKLANILHVKELARHLKARNARVSVNAVHPGIVKTGIIRAHKGFITDSVFFIASKLLKSTSQGASTTCYVALSPEVEGVSGKYFADCNESDCSNLANDESEARKLWKQTRLLIHRLLYQPTA; this is encoded by the exons ATGAAGGAGACACTCAGATACTTGGCAGGAATTGCAGGCCCAAGTGGTTATGGCTCAAAATCAACTGCTGAGCAAGTTTCTCAAGATTGTTGTTCCTCAGTTCCTTCTCATCTCACTGCCATAATCACTG GAGCAACGTCAGGCATTGGAGCTGAGACAGCAAGAGTACTGGCAAAGAGAGGGGTGAGGATCGTCATCCCGGCGAGAGATTTAGGGAAGGCAGCTGAAGTGAAGGATGAAATTCAAAGAGAAAGCCCAAAGGCTGAGGTTATAATATTGGAGATTGATCTCAGCTCACTTGCTTCTGTCAACAGATTCTGCTCTGAGTTCTTGGCTCTAAGGCTACCCCTCAACATCCTCAT AAACAATGGTGGAGTATTTTCTCACGCTTTGGAGTATTCTGAAGACAAAATTGAGATGACATTTGCTACAAACTACTTGG GACATCATTTTTTGACAGAAACGCTGTTGGATAAAATGGTGGAAACAGCGGCCCAGACTGGCATCCGAGGAAGAATAATCAATGTTTCTTCTGTGATCCACAGCTGGGTCAAGAGGGATGGTTTCTGCTTCAATCAATTGCTCAACCCAAAGAA TTATAATGGCACAAGAGCGTATGCACAGTCCAAATTGGCTAACATATTGCATGTTAAGGAACTGGCAAGACACCTGAAG GCAAGAAATGCGAGAGTAAGCGTCAATGCGGTGCACCCGGGGATCGTGAAGACCGGAATTATAAGAGCTCACAAGGGCTTCATCACAG ATTCTGTGTTCTTCATAGCATCCAAGTTACTAAAATCAACATCCCAG GGAGCTTCGACCACATGCTATGTTGCTTTGAGCCCAGAAGTAGAAGGGGTAAGTGGGAAATACTTTGCAGACTGCAATGAGAGTGACTGCTCGAACCTAGCAAATGATGAATCTGAAGCTCGTAAGTTGTGGAAGCAGACCCGTCTGCTAATCCATAGACTACTGTATCAACCAACAGCTTAg